A stretch of Microtus pennsylvanicus isolate mMicPen1 chromosome 5, mMicPen1.hap1, whole genome shotgun sequence DNA encodes these proteins:
- the Lat gene encoding linker for activation of T-cells family member 1 isoform X2: MEADTLSPMGLGLLLLPFLVTLLAALCVRCRELPVYPDPASLALSPPASYDSVSTERLYPSSIFIKPTQITSPSTTDTSCPFVASFPPLVQPDLRSPQPFGGCQQDSNDEPTSENEDDEEDEEDYPNEGYLEVLPDSTPATIPVVSSAPVPSNPGLRDSAFSMESGEDYVNVPESEDSAEASLDGSREYVNVSQELQPVSGAEQATVTSQEVEGEGEEEGVEGEEAPDYENLQELH, encoded by the exons ATGGAAGCAGACACTCTGAGCCCCATGGGGCTGGGCCTCCTGTTGCTGCCCTTCTTGGTCACGCTCCTGGCTGCCCTGTGTGTGCGCTGCCGTGAGCTGCCAG TGTACCCTGATCCTGCCTCGTTGGCCCTCTCTCCTCCAGCTTCCTATGACAGTGTGTCCACAGAAAG GTTGTACCCAAGCAGTATCTTCATCAAGCCAACTC AGATAACCAGCCCCTCAACAACTGACACTTCATGTCCTTTTGTTGCTTCCTTCCCACCCCTGGTGCAGCCAGACCT GAGATCCCCACAGCCCTTTGGGGGTTGCCAGCAGGATTCAAATGATG AGCCAACCTCTGAGAATGAGGACgacgaggaggacgaggaggactaCCCTAATGAAGGCTACCT agAGGTGCTTCCTGACAGCACCCCTGCCACCATTCCCGTCGTCTCCTCTGCTCCTGTGCCCAGCAACCCTGGCCTCCGGGACAGCGCCTTCTCCA TGGAGTCGGGTGAAGACTACGTGAATGTTCCCGAGAGTGAGGACAGTGCAGAAGCGTCTCTGG ATGGGAGCCGGGAATATGTCAATGTGTCCCAGGAGCTGCAGCCAGTGAGCGGTGCTGAGCAGG CCACTGTGACCTCCCAGGAAGTGGAAggtgaaggagaagaggaaggagtagagggagaagAAGCTCCCGATTATGAGAACCTGCAGGAACTTCACTGA
- the Lat gene encoding linker for activation of T-cells family member 1 isoform X1: MEADTLSPMGLGLLLLPFLVTLLAALCVRCRELPVYPDPASLALSPPASYDSVSTERLYPSSIFIKPTQITSPSTTDTSCPFVASFPPLVQPDLRSPQPFGGCQQDSNDVNSVASYENQEPTSENEDDEEDEEDYPNEGYLEVLPDSTPATIPVVSSAPVPSNPGLRDSAFSMESGEDYVNVPESEDSAEASLDGSREYVNVSQELQPVSGAEQATVTSQEVEGEGEEEGVEGEEAPDYENLQELH, from the exons ATGGAAGCAGACACTCTGAGCCCCATGGGGCTGGGCCTCCTGTTGCTGCCCTTCTTGGTCACGCTCCTGGCTGCCCTGTGTGTGCGCTGCCGTGAGCTGCCAG TGTACCCTGATCCTGCCTCGTTGGCCCTCTCTCCTCCAGCTTCCTATGACAGTGTGTCCACAGAAAG GTTGTACCCAAGCAGTATCTTCATCAAGCCAACTC AGATAACCAGCCCCTCAACAACTGACACTTCATGTCCTTTTGTTGCTTCCTTCCCACCCCTGGTGCAGCCAGACCT GAGATCCCCACAGCCCTTTGGGGGTTGCCAGCAGGATTCAAATGATG TCAACAGTGTGGCGAGCTACGAGAACCAGG AGCCAACCTCTGAGAATGAGGACgacgaggaggacgaggaggactaCCCTAATGAAGGCTACCT agAGGTGCTTCCTGACAGCACCCCTGCCACCATTCCCGTCGTCTCCTCTGCTCCTGTGCCCAGCAACCCTGGCCTCCGGGACAGCGCCTTCTCCA TGGAGTCGGGTGAAGACTACGTGAATGTTCCCGAGAGTGAGGACAGTGCAGAAGCGTCTCTGG ATGGGAGCCGGGAATATGTCAATGTGTCCCAGGAGCTGCAGCCAGTGAGCGGTGCTGAGCAGG CCACTGTGACCTCCCAGGAAGTGGAAggtgaaggagaagaggaaggagtagagggagaagAAGCTCCCGATTATGAGAACCTGCAGGAACTTCACTGA
- the Lat gene encoding linker for activation of T-cells family member 1 isoform X3: MEADTLSPMGLGLLLLPFLVTLLAALCVRCRELPASYDSVSTERLYPSSIFIKPTQITSPSTTDTSCPFVASFPPLVQPDLRSPQPFGGCQQDSNDVNSVASYENQEPTSENEDDEEDEEDYPNEGYLEVLPDSTPATIPVVSSAPVPSNPGLRDSAFSMESGEDYVNVPESEDSAEASLDGSREYVNVSQELQPVSGAEQATVTSQEVEGEGEEEGVEGEEAPDYENLQELH, from the exons ATGGAAGCAGACACTCTGAGCCCCATGGGGCTGGGCCTCCTGTTGCTGCCCTTCTTGGTCACGCTCCTGGCTGCCCTGTGTGTGCGCTGCCGTGAGCTGCCAG CTTCCTATGACAGTGTGTCCACAGAAAG GTTGTACCCAAGCAGTATCTTCATCAAGCCAACTC AGATAACCAGCCCCTCAACAACTGACACTTCATGTCCTTTTGTTGCTTCCTTCCCACCCCTGGTGCAGCCAGACCT GAGATCCCCACAGCCCTTTGGGGGTTGCCAGCAGGATTCAAATGATG TCAACAGTGTGGCGAGCTACGAGAACCAGG AGCCAACCTCTGAGAATGAGGACgacgaggaggacgaggaggactaCCCTAATGAAGGCTACCT agAGGTGCTTCCTGACAGCACCCCTGCCACCATTCCCGTCGTCTCCTCTGCTCCTGTGCCCAGCAACCCTGGCCTCCGGGACAGCGCCTTCTCCA TGGAGTCGGGTGAAGACTACGTGAATGTTCCCGAGAGTGAGGACAGTGCAGAAGCGTCTCTGG ATGGGAGCCGGGAATATGTCAATGTGTCCCAGGAGCTGCAGCCAGTGAGCGGTGCTGAGCAGG CCACTGTGACCTCCCAGGAAGTGGAAggtgaaggagaagaggaaggagtagagggagaagAAGCTCCCGATTATGAGAACCTGCAGGAACTTCACTGA